From a region of the Qipengyuania spongiae genome:
- a CDS encoding flagellar basal body-associated FliL family protein, whose protein sequence is MSTDNASQEPVKKKGGKLKLVLFSLILLGAGGGGTYGAFASGMLGHKAEKEDPNPQLLLKGEEDPYPFAADGKEKEAAEPVYGVGGGKYRTAYYDFTDDFTSNLAGDNALIQVSLAASTHYDGRVLMWLKEHETALRSRVLAELAATSEAELMSISGKEELQKRLTKGMNEVLNEREGFGGVDNVYFRSFIVQ, encoded by the coding sequence ATGTCCACCGACAACGCATCGCAGGAACCCGTGAAAAAGAAGGGCGGCAAGCTCAAGCTGGTGCTGTTCTCGCTCATCCTTCTGGGCGCGGGCGGCGGCGGCACCTACGGTGCTTTCGCCAGCGGAATGCTTGGTCACAAGGCCGAGAAGGAAGATCCAAACCCGCAGCTTCTGCTGAAGGGCGAGGAAGACCCCTACCCCTTCGCCGCCGATGGCAAGGAGAAGGAAGCTGCCGAGCCCGTCTATGGCGTCGGCGGCGGCAAGTACCGCACCGCCTATTACGACTTCACCGACGACTTCACCTCGAACCTCGCGGGCGACAACGCGCTGATCCAGGTCAGCCTTGCCGCATCGACCCATTACGATGGCCGCGTGCTGATGTGGCTGAAGGAGCACGAGACCGCCCTTCGCTCGCGCGTTCTCGCCGAACTGGCGGCGACGAGCGAAGCCGAACTGATGAGCATCAGCGGCAAGGAAGAGCTGCAGAAGCGCCTCACCAAGGGCATGAACGAAGTGCTCAACGAGCGTGAAGGCTTCGGCGGCGTCGACAACGTCTATTTCCGGTCCTTCATCGTCCAATGA